One genomic segment of Pseudorca crassidens isolate mPseCra1 chromosome X, mPseCra1.hap1, whole genome shotgun sequence includes these proteins:
- the LOC137216320 gene encoding A-kinase anchor protein 17A-like isoform X3, which yields MAAATIVHDTSEAVELCPPYGLYLKPITKMTISVALPQLKQPGKSISNWEVMERLKGMVRDHQFSALRISKSTMDFIRFEGEVENKSLVRAFLACLDGKTIKLSGFSDILKVRAAEFKIDFPTRHDWDSFFRDAKDMNETLPGERPDTIHLEGLPCKWFALKESGSEKPSEEVLVRVFERFGEIRNVDIPMLDPYREEMTGRNFHTFSFGGHLNFEAYVQYREYAGFIQAMSALRGMKLMYKGEDGKAVACNIKVSFDSTKHLSDASIRKRQLERQKLQELEQQREEQKRREKEAEERQRAEERKQKELEEQERERRREEKLRRRAQRQRERELRRGQRKLERLQAEEQRKLQEKIRLEERKLLLAQRNLQSIRLIAELLSRAKAVKLRQQEQREETLRLQQQEERRRLQEAELRRVEEEKERALGLQRRERELRERLLSILLSKKADGARAPAGLGAAHAHLLQPVLDILHTVSAGCSGAAPPTPTPTPGAQREDPPRPPAAGPAQNMNGGAADEAPSKEGQDPRRVAPDDGPSEKRCPGVLACIPDNNQQPKAAPAACEQSAPRKDARSEQDKCNREPSGGRGRASGDRGSDDGPKRERSRPRRAGSREDVRLPKERRSHRKRSHQDGSPRRRSASPEREHEHEREHEHEHERSRRSHSRDRHGWRERSRDRDRRGSSGRKRSRHRRSERSRSGSPSRHRSTWNR from the exons ATGGCTGCGGCTACCATCGTGCACGACACGTCCGAGGCGGTGGAGCTGTGCCCTCCCTACGGCCTGTACCTGAAGCCCATCACGAAAATGACCATCAGCGTGGCGCTCCCGCAGCTGAAGCAGCCGGGCAAGTCCATCTCCAACTGGGAGGTGATGGAGCGCCTGAAGGGCATGGTGCGCGACCACCAGTTCTCCGCGCTGCGCATCTCCAAGAGCACCATGGACTTTATCCGCTTCGAGGGCGAGGTGGAGAACAAGAGCCTGGTCAGGGCCTTCCTGGCCTGCCTGGACGGCAAGACCATCAAGCTCAGCGGCTTCTCCGACATCCTCAAGGTGCGCGCCGCCGAGTTCAAGATCGACTTCCCCACCCGCCACGACTGGGACTCCTTCTTCCGGGACGCCAAGGACATGAACGAGACGCTGCCGGGCGAGCGGCCCGACACCATCCACCTGGAGGGGCTGCCCTGCAAGTGGTTCGCCCTGAAGGAGTCGGGCTCCGAGAAGCCCAGCGAGGAGGTGCTGGTCCGGGTGTTTGAGCGCTTCGGGGAGATCCGCAACGTGGACATCCCCATGCTGGACCCCTACCGCGAGGAGATGACGGGCCGCAACTTCCACACCTTCAGCTTCGGGGGCCACCTGAACTTCGAGGCCTACGTGCAGTACCGCGAGTACGCGGGCTTCATCCAGGCCATGAGCGCCCTGCGCGGCATGAAGCTCATGTACAAGGGCGAGGACGGCAAGGCCGTGGCCTGTAACatcaag GTTTCTTTCGATTCGACCAAACACTTGAGCGACGCCTCCATCAGGAAACGGCAGCTCGAGCGGCAGAAGCTTCAGGAGCTGGAGCAGCAGCGGGAGGAGCAGAAGCGCCGGGAGAAGGAGGcggaggagaggcagagggccGAGGAGAG GAAGCAGAAGGAGCTGGAGGAGCAGGAGCGCGAGAGGCGGCGGGAGGAGAAGCTGCGCAGGCGCGCGCAGAGGCAGCGGGAGCGCGAGCTGCGGCGCGGCCAGCGGAAGCTGGAGAGGCTGCAGGCGGAGGAGCAGCGGAAGCTGCAGGAGAAGATCCGGCTGGAGGAGCGCAAGCTGCTGCTGGCGCAGCGCAACCTGCAGTCCATCCGGCTCATCGCCGAGCTGCTGAGCCGCGCCAAG GCCGTGAAGCTGCGGCAGCAGGAGCAGCGGGAGGAGACGCtgcggctgcagcagcaggaggagCGCCGGCGGCTGCAGGAGGCGGAGCTGCGGCgagtggaggaggagaaggagcgCGCGCTGGGCCTGCAGCGCCGGGAGCGCGAGCTGCGCGAGCGTCTGCTCAGCATCCTGCTCAGCAAGAAGGCGGACGGCGCCCGCGCGCCCGCGGGTCTGGGCGCCGCGCACGCGCACCTGCTGCAGCCGGTGCTGGACATCCTGCACACCGTGTCGGCCGGCTGCTCGGGCGCCGCCCCGCCCACGCCCACGCCCACGCCCGGCGCCCAGCGCGAGGACCCGCCCCGGCCGCCGGCCGCGGGTCCCGCCCAGAACATGAACGGCGGTGCCGCGGACGAGGCCCCGAGCAAGGAGGGGCAGGATCCTCGCCGTGTCGCCCCCGACGACGGCCCTTCCGAGAAGAGGTGCCCCGGCGTCCTCGCCTGCATCCCCGACAACAACCAGCAGCCCAAGGCCGCGCCCGCCGCCTGCGAGCAGAGCGCGCCCAGGAAGGACGCGCGCTCCGAGCAAGACAAGTGCAACCGTGAGCCCAGCGGGGGCCGCGGCCGGGCCAGCGGGGACCGGGGCAGCGATGACGGGCCCAAGCGGGAGCGCAGCCGGCCGCGGCGGGCGGGCAGCCGGGAGGACGTGAGGCTGCCCAAGGAGCGGAGGTCGCACAGGAAGCGCTCGCACCAGGACGGGAGCCCCCGCCGGCGCAGCGCCAGCCCCGAGCGCGAGCACGAGCACGAGCGCGAGCACGAGCACGAGCACGAGCGGTCGCGGAGGTCCCACAGCAGAGACCGGCATGGCTGGCGGGAGAGGAGCCGGGACCGGGACCGCAGGGGCAGCTCGGGCAGGAAGCGCAGCCGCCACCGACGCAGCGAGAGGTCGCGCTCGGGCTCCCCCAGCCGGCACCGCAGCACCTGGAACAGGTAA
- the LOC137216320 gene encoding A-kinase anchor protein 17A-like isoform X1, translated as MAAATIVHDTSEAVELCPPYGLYLKPITKMTISVALPQLKQPGKSISNWEVMERLKGMVRDHQFSALRISKSTMDFIRFEGEVENKSLVRAFLACLDGKTIKLSGFSDILKVRAAEFKIDFPTRHDWDSFFRDAKDMNETLPGERPDTIHLEGLPCKWFALKESGSEKPSEEVLVRVFERFGEIRNVDIPMLDPYREEMTGRNFHTFSFGGHLNFEAYVQYREYAGFIQAMSALRGMKLMYKGEDGKAVACNIKVSFDSTKHLSDASIRKRQLERQKLQELEQQREEQKRREKEAEERQRAEERKQKELEEQERERRREEKLRRRAQRQRERELRRGQRKLERLQAEEQRKLQEKIRLEERKLLLAQRNLQSIRLIAELLSRAKAVKLRQQEQREETLRLQQQEERRRLQEAELRRVEEEKERALGLQRRERELRERLLSILLSKKADGARAPAGLGAAHAHLLQPVLDILHTVSAGCSGAAPPTPTPTPGAQREDPPRPPAAGPAQNMNGGAADEAPSKEGQDPRRVAPDDGPSEKRCPGVLACIPDNNQQPKAAPAACEQSAPRKDARSEQDKCNREPSGGRGRASGDRGSDDGPKRERSRPRRAGSREDVRLPKERRSHRKRSHQDGSPRRRSASPEREHEHEREHEHEHERSRRSHSRDRHGWRERSRDRDRRGSSGRKRSRHRRSERSRSGSPSRHRSTWNSFNVSSPL; from the exons ATGGCTGCGGCTACCATCGTGCACGACACGTCCGAGGCGGTGGAGCTGTGCCCTCCCTACGGCCTGTACCTGAAGCCCATCACGAAAATGACCATCAGCGTGGCGCTCCCGCAGCTGAAGCAGCCGGGCAAGTCCATCTCCAACTGGGAGGTGATGGAGCGCCTGAAGGGCATGGTGCGCGACCACCAGTTCTCCGCGCTGCGCATCTCCAAGAGCACCATGGACTTTATCCGCTTCGAGGGCGAGGTGGAGAACAAGAGCCTGGTCAGGGCCTTCCTGGCCTGCCTGGACGGCAAGACCATCAAGCTCAGCGGCTTCTCCGACATCCTCAAGGTGCGCGCCGCCGAGTTCAAGATCGACTTCCCCACCCGCCACGACTGGGACTCCTTCTTCCGGGACGCCAAGGACATGAACGAGACGCTGCCGGGCGAGCGGCCCGACACCATCCACCTGGAGGGGCTGCCCTGCAAGTGGTTCGCCCTGAAGGAGTCGGGCTCCGAGAAGCCCAGCGAGGAGGTGCTGGTCCGGGTGTTTGAGCGCTTCGGGGAGATCCGCAACGTGGACATCCCCATGCTGGACCCCTACCGCGAGGAGATGACGGGCCGCAACTTCCACACCTTCAGCTTCGGGGGCCACCTGAACTTCGAGGCCTACGTGCAGTACCGCGAGTACGCGGGCTTCATCCAGGCCATGAGCGCCCTGCGCGGCATGAAGCTCATGTACAAGGGCGAGGACGGCAAGGCCGTGGCCTGTAACatcaag GTTTCTTTCGATTCGACCAAACACTTGAGCGACGCCTCCATCAGGAAACGGCAGCTCGAGCGGCAGAAGCTTCAGGAGCTGGAGCAGCAGCGGGAGGAGCAGAAGCGCCGGGAGAAGGAGGcggaggagaggcagagggccGAGGAGAG GAAGCAGAAGGAGCTGGAGGAGCAGGAGCGCGAGAGGCGGCGGGAGGAGAAGCTGCGCAGGCGCGCGCAGAGGCAGCGGGAGCGCGAGCTGCGGCGCGGCCAGCGGAAGCTGGAGAGGCTGCAGGCGGAGGAGCAGCGGAAGCTGCAGGAGAAGATCCGGCTGGAGGAGCGCAAGCTGCTGCTGGCGCAGCGCAACCTGCAGTCCATCCGGCTCATCGCCGAGCTGCTGAGCCGCGCCAAG GCCGTGAAGCTGCGGCAGCAGGAGCAGCGGGAGGAGACGCtgcggctgcagcagcaggaggagCGCCGGCGGCTGCAGGAGGCGGAGCTGCGGCgagtggaggaggagaaggagcgCGCGCTGGGCCTGCAGCGCCGGGAGCGCGAGCTGCGCGAGCGTCTGCTCAGCATCCTGCTCAGCAAGAAGGCGGACGGCGCCCGCGCGCCCGCGGGTCTGGGCGCCGCGCACGCGCACCTGCTGCAGCCGGTGCTGGACATCCTGCACACCGTGTCGGCCGGCTGCTCGGGCGCCGCCCCGCCCACGCCCACGCCCACGCCCGGCGCCCAGCGCGAGGACCCGCCCCGGCCGCCGGCCGCGGGTCCCGCCCAGAACATGAACGGCGGTGCCGCGGACGAGGCCCCGAGCAAGGAGGGGCAGGATCCTCGCCGTGTCGCCCCCGACGACGGCCCTTCCGAGAAGAGGTGCCCCGGCGTCCTCGCCTGCATCCCCGACAACAACCAGCAGCCCAAGGCCGCGCCCGCCGCCTGCGAGCAGAGCGCGCCCAGGAAGGACGCGCGCTCCGAGCAAGACAAGTGCAACCGTGAGCCCAGCGGGGGCCGCGGCCGGGCCAGCGGGGACCGGGGCAGCGATGACGGGCCCAAGCGGGAGCGCAGCCGGCCGCGGCGGGCGGGCAGCCGGGAGGACGTGAGGCTGCCCAAGGAGCGGAGGTCGCACAGGAAGCGCTCGCACCAGGACGGGAGCCCCCGCCGGCGCAGCGCCAGCCCCGAGCGCGAGCACGAGCACGAGCGCGAGCACGAGCACGAGCACGAGCGGTCGCGGAGGTCCCACAGCAGAGACCGGCATGGCTGGCGGGAGAGGAGCCGGGACCGGGACCGCAGGGGCAGCTCGGGCAGGAAGCGCAGCCGCCACCGACGCAGCGAGAGGTCGCGCTCGGGCTCCCCCAGCCGGCACCGCAGCACCTGGAACAG CTTTAACGTCAGCAGTCCTCTCTGA
- the LOC137216320 gene encoding A-kinase anchor protein 17A-like isoform X2 encodes MAAATIVHDTSEAVELCPPYGLYLKPITKMTISVALPQLKQPGKSISNWEVMERLKGMVRDHQFSALRISKSTMDFIRFEGEVENKSLVRAFLACLDGKTIKLSGFSDILKVRAAEFKIDFPTRHDWDSFFRDAKDMNETLPGERPDTIHLEGLPCKWFALKESGSEKPSEEVLVRVFERFGEIRNVDIPMLDPYREEMTGRNFHTFSFGGHLNFEAYVQYREYAGFIQAMSALRGMKLMYKGEDGKAVACNIKVSFDSTKHLSDASIRKRQLERQKLQELEQQREEQKRREKEAEERQRAEERKQKELEEQERERRREEKLRRRAQRQRERELRRGQRKLERLQAEEQRKLQEKIRLEERKLLLAQRNLQSIRLIAELLSRAKAVKLRQQEQREETLRLQQQEERRRLQEAELRRVEEEKERALGLQRRERELRERLLSILLSKKADGARAPAGLGAAHAHLLQPVLDILHTVSAGCSGAAPPTPTPTPGAQREDPPRPPAAGPAQNMNGGAADEAPSKEGQDPRRVAPDDGPSEKRCPGVLACIPDNNQQPKAAPAACEQSAPRKDARSEQDKCNREPSGGRGRASGDRGSDDGPKRERSRPRRAGSREDVRLPKERRSHRKRSHQDGSPRRRSASPEREHEHEREHEHEHERSRRSHSRDRHGWRERSRDRDRRGSSGRKRSRHRRSERSRSGSPSRHRSTWNRRNT; translated from the exons ATGGCTGCGGCTACCATCGTGCACGACACGTCCGAGGCGGTGGAGCTGTGCCCTCCCTACGGCCTGTACCTGAAGCCCATCACGAAAATGACCATCAGCGTGGCGCTCCCGCAGCTGAAGCAGCCGGGCAAGTCCATCTCCAACTGGGAGGTGATGGAGCGCCTGAAGGGCATGGTGCGCGACCACCAGTTCTCCGCGCTGCGCATCTCCAAGAGCACCATGGACTTTATCCGCTTCGAGGGCGAGGTGGAGAACAAGAGCCTGGTCAGGGCCTTCCTGGCCTGCCTGGACGGCAAGACCATCAAGCTCAGCGGCTTCTCCGACATCCTCAAGGTGCGCGCCGCCGAGTTCAAGATCGACTTCCCCACCCGCCACGACTGGGACTCCTTCTTCCGGGACGCCAAGGACATGAACGAGACGCTGCCGGGCGAGCGGCCCGACACCATCCACCTGGAGGGGCTGCCCTGCAAGTGGTTCGCCCTGAAGGAGTCGGGCTCCGAGAAGCCCAGCGAGGAGGTGCTGGTCCGGGTGTTTGAGCGCTTCGGGGAGATCCGCAACGTGGACATCCCCATGCTGGACCCCTACCGCGAGGAGATGACGGGCCGCAACTTCCACACCTTCAGCTTCGGGGGCCACCTGAACTTCGAGGCCTACGTGCAGTACCGCGAGTACGCGGGCTTCATCCAGGCCATGAGCGCCCTGCGCGGCATGAAGCTCATGTACAAGGGCGAGGACGGCAAGGCCGTGGCCTGTAACatcaag GTTTCTTTCGATTCGACCAAACACTTGAGCGACGCCTCCATCAGGAAACGGCAGCTCGAGCGGCAGAAGCTTCAGGAGCTGGAGCAGCAGCGGGAGGAGCAGAAGCGCCGGGAGAAGGAGGcggaggagaggcagagggccGAGGAGAG GAAGCAGAAGGAGCTGGAGGAGCAGGAGCGCGAGAGGCGGCGGGAGGAGAAGCTGCGCAGGCGCGCGCAGAGGCAGCGGGAGCGCGAGCTGCGGCGCGGCCAGCGGAAGCTGGAGAGGCTGCAGGCGGAGGAGCAGCGGAAGCTGCAGGAGAAGATCCGGCTGGAGGAGCGCAAGCTGCTGCTGGCGCAGCGCAACCTGCAGTCCATCCGGCTCATCGCCGAGCTGCTGAGCCGCGCCAAG GCCGTGAAGCTGCGGCAGCAGGAGCAGCGGGAGGAGACGCtgcggctgcagcagcaggaggagCGCCGGCGGCTGCAGGAGGCGGAGCTGCGGCgagtggaggaggagaaggagcgCGCGCTGGGCCTGCAGCGCCGGGAGCGCGAGCTGCGCGAGCGTCTGCTCAGCATCCTGCTCAGCAAGAAGGCGGACGGCGCCCGCGCGCCCGCGGGTCTGGGCGCCGCGCACGCGCACCTGCTGCAGCCGGTGCTGGACATCCTGCACACCGTGTCGGCCGGCTGCTCGGGCGCCGCCCCGCCCACGCCCACGCCCACGCCCGGCGCCCAGCGCGAGGACCCGCCCCGGCCGCCGGCCGCGGGTCCCGCCCAGAACATGAACGGCGGTGCCGCGGACGAGGCCCCGAGCAAGGAGGGGCAGGATCCTCGCCGTGTCGCCCCCGACGACGGCCCTTCCGAGAAGAGGTGCCCCGGCGTCCTCGCCTGCATCCCCGACAACAACCAGCAGCCCAAGGCCGCGCCCGCCGCCTGCGAGCAGAGCGCGCCCAGGAAGGACGCGCGCTCCGAGCAAGACAAGTGCAACCGTGAGCCCAGCGGGGGCCGCGGCCGGGCCAGCGGGGACCGGGGCAGCGATGACGGGCCCAAGCGGGAGCGCAGCCGGCCGCGGCGGGCGGGCAGCCGGGAGGACGTGAGGCTGCCCAAGGAGCGGAGGTCGCACAGGAAGCGCTCGCACCAGGACGGGAGCCCCCGCCGGCGCAGCGCCAGCCCCGAGCGCGAGCACGAGCACGAGCGCGAGCACGAGCACGAGCACGAGCGGTCGCGGAGGTCCCACAGCAGAGACCGGCATGGCTGGCGGGAGAGGAGCCGGGACCGGGACCGCAGGGGCAGCTCGGGCAGGAAGCGCAGCCGCCACCGACGCAGCGAGAGGTCGCGCTCGGGCTCCCCCAGCCGGCACCGCAGCACCTGGAACAG GAGGAACACGTAG